In Miscanthus floridulus cultivar M001 unplaced genomic scaffold, ASM1932011v1 fs_638_1_2, whole genome shotgun sequence, a single genomic region encodes these proteins:
- the LOC136532493 gene encoding uncharacterized protein isoform X2, translating to MLATTCGAPPCPCARSRRLPTATFGGSYGIGHTCGTTRRRPQRAAVVRCGLLPVDPWAPTMDSQSVASQLFAVSLFPYLGFLYFMTRSKTAPRLTLFGFYFLLAFVGATTKVHYGTSLSNVDWLHGSAESLLTLTNLFIVLGLRGALRKLEKEDTNGRISEASEDSKEKSSV from the exons ATGCTGGCGACCACCTGCGGCGCGCCGCCGTGCCCGTGCGCACGGTCGCGGCGGCTCCCCACGGCGACTTTTGGAGGAAGCTATGGCATTGGGCACACCTGCGGCACCACTAGGCGAAGGCCGCAAAGAGCGGCGGTGGTGCGGTGCGGGCTGCTGCCCGTGGATCCGTGGGCGCCGACGATGGACTCCCAGAGCGTGGCGTCGCAGCTCTTCGCCGTCTCGCTCTTCCCCTATCTGGGATTCCTCTACTTCATGACCAGGTCCAAGACCGCGCCCCGGCTCACGCTCTTCGGTTTCTACTTCCTCCTCGCCTTCGTCGGCGCCACCA CAAAAGTTCACTATGGAACCTCGCTGTCTAATGTGGACTGGCTCCACGGGAGCGCGGAATCGCTACTTACTCTTACCAATCTATTTATCGTTTTGGGGCTGAGGGGAGCCTTGAGGAAGCTGGAGAAAGAGGACACGAATGGGAGGATTTCTGAAGCTTCTGAAGACAGTAAAGAAAAAAGCTCTGTCTAG
- the LOC136532491 gene encoding transcription factor WRKY19-like, which translates to MDGGYGGEKSALASELAQVLSMVRELEARMDQDPLPAAARELCAELASSVDRSICIARSCCGDSPASGAGSPRSDGGNATAAQSKRRKGTPCVRRQLRAASVQDAAALDDGLSWRKYGQKDILGAKYPRAYFRCTHRHSQGCTATKHVQRADGDPLLHDVVYHGAHTCAQAAHPSAQQLRQELELQLQPGHGHGAQEDQDQDQDQGASLLALETEGLRAGLLVEPMTPYSFASAAAAGAGADFAGCFPLLSPTGLDWQLRSSHPAGSLGVGIGMEFETQFEELFTTNATEPFQWDLYAAN; encoded by the exons ATGGACGGCGGCTACGGTGGCGAGAAGAGCGCGCTGGCCTCGGAGCTGGCGCAGGTGCTGTCCATGGTCCGGGAGCTGGAGGCGCGCATGGACCAGGACCCGCTCCCGGCGGCCGCGCGGGAGCTCTGCGCCGAGCTGGCGTCGTCCGTGGACAGGTCCATTTGCATCGCCAGGTCCTGCTGCGGCGACTCCCCGGCGTCCGGGGCCGGCAGCCCCCGCAGCGACGGCGGCAATGCCACCGCCGCCCAGTCCAAGAGGAG GAAGGGGACGCCGTGCGTGAGGAGGCAGCTGCGGGCGGCGTCGGTGCAGGACGCGGCGGCGCTGGACGACGGGCTCAGCTGGAGGAAGTACGGGCAGAAGGACATCCTGGGCGCCAAGTACCCCAG GGCCTACTTCCGGTGCACGCACCGCCACTCGCAGGGCTGCACCGCCACCAAGCACGTGCAGCGCGCCGACGGGGACCCGCTGCTGCACGACGTCGTGTACCACGGCGCGCACACCTGCGCCCAGGCCGCGCACCCCAGCGCCCAGCAGCTGCGGCAGGAGctggagctgcagctgcagcccGGGCACGGGCACGGCGCCCAGGAGGACCAGGACCAGGACCAGGACCAGGGAGCCTCCCTGCTCGCGCTGGAGACCGAGGGCCTGCGGGCCGGTCTGCTAGTAGAGCCCATGACGCCCTACTCGTTCGCCTCCGCGGCTGCGGCTGGTGCCGGCGCAGACTTCGCCGGCTGCTTCCCGCTCCTCTCGCCGACGGGCTTGGACTGGCAGCTGAGGAGCAGCCACCCGGCAGGCAGCCTCGGGGTCGGCATCGGCATGGAGTTTGAGACCCAGTTCGAGGAGCTGTTCACCACCAATGCAACGGAGCCCTTTCAATGGGACCTCTATGCGGCCAATTAG
- the LOC136532493 gene encoding uncharacterized protein isoform X1, protein MLATTCGAPPCPCARSRRLPTATFGGSYGIGHTCGTTRRRPQRAAVVRCGLLPVDPWAPTMDSQSVASQLFAVSLFPYLGFLYFMTRSKTAPRLTLFGFYFLLAFVGATIPAGIYAKVHYGTSLSNVDWLHGSAESLLTLTNLFIVLGLRGALRKLEKEDTNGRISEASEDSKEKSSV, encoded by the exons ATGCTGGCGACCACCTGCGGCGCGCCGCCGTGCCCGTGCGCACGGTCGCGGCGGCTCCCCACGGCGACTTTTGGAGGAAGCTATGGCATTGGGCACACCTGCGGCACCACTAGGCGAAGGCCGCAAAGAGCGGCGGTGGTGCGGTGCGGGCTGCTGCCCGTGGATCCGTGGGCGCCGACGATGGACTCCCAGAGCGTGGCGTCGCAGCTCTTCGCCGTCTCGCTCTTCCCCTATCTGGGATTCCTCTACTTCATGACCAGGTCCAAGACCGCGCCCCGGCTCACGCTCTTCGGTTTCTACTTCCTCCTCGCCTTCGTCGGCGCCACCA TACCTGCTGGGATTTATG CAAAAGTTCACTATGGAACCTCGCTGTCTAATGTGGACTGGCTCCACGGGAGCGCGGAATCGCTACTTACTCTTACCAATCTATTTATCGTTTTGGGGCTGAGGGGAGCCTTGAGGAAGCTGGAGAAAGAGGACACGAATGGGAGGATTTCTGAAGCTTCTGAAGACAGTAAAGAAAAAAGCTCTGTCTAG